In Nocardioides sp. zg-1228, a single window of DNA contains:
- a CDS encoding arginine deiminase-related protein — protein sequence MSAQAPTAVILVRATSFVPNPATAADNAFQSEAPAGQTDYTTAEKALAEMDALAAALRDVGVRVHVFDDDDHTRPDSVFPNNWVSTHAGGTVAVYPMYASNRRHERRADVLELLKSEYRVQAIIDYSGLEPDGVFLEGTGAMVLDHVSRVAYTARSHRADVAVLERFCTDFNYEPMAFDAVDSDGVPVYHTNVLACIGTDVALIALEMIPDEHRREQVRERLAVTGRTIVELTEAQVREFAGNAVELCGRTPDGRRRYVMAMSGRARRSLRPAQVAAIEETCEIVSVEIPTIELAGGSVRCMIAGIHLDRRPPLAEAELTEAVEAINVDDPITPDGRYVAKDYV from the coding sequence GTGAGTGCCCAGGCCCCAACCGCGGTGATCCTCGTCCGCGCGACCAGCTTCGTCCCCAACCCCGCGACCGCGGCCGACAACGCGTTCCAGTCCGAGGCCCCTGCGGGGCAGACCGACTACACGACGGCCGAGAAGGCGCTGGCCGAGATGGACGCGCTGGCCGCGGCGCTGCGCGACGTCGGCGTACGGGTGCACGTCTTCGACGACGACGACCACACCCGCCCCGACAGCGTGTTCCCCAACAACTGGGTGTCCACCCACGCCGGTGGCACCGTGGCGGTCTACCCGATGTACGCCTCCAACCGCCGCCACGAGCGGCGTGCCGACGTCCTGGAGCTGCTGAAGTCGGAGTACCGCGTGCAGGCGATCATCGACTACTCCGGCCTGGAGCCCGACGGCGTCTTCCTCGAGGGCACCGGCGCCATGGTGCTCGACCACGTCTCGCGGGTGGCCTACACCGCGCGCAGCCACCGCGCCGATGTCGCCGTGCTCGAGCGCTTCTGCACCGACTTCAACTACGAGCCGATGGCCTTCGACGCCGTCGACTCCGACGGCGTGCCGGTCTACCACACCAACGTGCTGGCCTGCATCGGCACCGACGTCGCGCTGATCGCCCTGGAGATGATCCCCGACGAGCACCGCCGCGAGCAGGTGCGCGAGCGGCTCGCCGTCACCGGGCGGACCATCGTCGAGCTCACCGAGGCGCAGGTGCGCGAGTTCGCCGGCAACGCCGTCGAGCTGTGCGGCCGTACGCCCGACGGCAGGCGTCGCTACGTGATGGCGATGTCGGGCCGCGCCCGACGCTCGCTGCGCCCCGCGCAGGTGGCCGCCATCGAGGAGACGTGCGAGATCGTCTCGGTCGAGATCCCGACCATCGAGCTGGCCGGCGGGTCGGTGCGGTGCATGATCGCCGGCATCCACCTCGACCGGCGCCCGCCGCTGGCGGAGGCCGAGCTCACCGAGGCCGTCGAGGCGATCAACGTCGACGACCCGATCACCCCCGACGGCCGCTACGTGGCCAAGGACTACGTCTGA